One segment of candidate division KSB1 bacterium DNA contains the following:
- a CDS encoding tail fiber domain-containing protein has translation MAEFEKLLKTVFYYPDANSIAMATKGKERLRIDGDGHFGFGTRQNNQETVRIQGETSDASKLALLINNAAQNSLLAVRNDGNVGIGTAAPAARVHVPAGAIVNGIAIGMDPPGDIGFPFPYETVGTRHTAYNLRLHSGNVIHFHTGNSQAPMASIDLFGVYQTSSLVNKEHINDLSSQEAVEILTNLRPVKFVFRGEREQRCHVGFIAEEVPAIAASADRTMISLMDIIGVLTSVVKEQQTTILAVAERVGVLEAAYKDLAESAKSRQAGTSPRTVSVRKASAKAMTVQPARRKPRRSATSPTGLPTRRRKPSPGKIGQD, from the coding sequence ATGGCTGAATTTGAAAAACTTCTGAAAACCGTTTTTTACTATCCTGATGCCAATAGCATCGCTATGGCAACAAAAGGAAAAGAGCGATTGCGAATCGATGGCGACGGCCATTTTGGCTTTGGCACCCGCCAAAATAATCAAGAAACCGTAAGAATCCAGGGGGAGACGAGTGATGCGTCCAAGTTGGCGCTGCTTATCAACAACGCGGCGCAAAATAGTCTTCTGGCGGTGCGCAATGACGGCAACGTTGGCATCGGCACGGCTGCCCCCGCTGCACGCGTGCACGTACCCGCAGGCGCGATCGTGAACGGCATCGCCATCGGCATGGATCCGCCCGGTGATATCGGCTTTCCTTTTCCCTATGAAACGGTTGGCACGCGACACACTGCCTACAATTTGAGGCTGCATTCCGGCAATGTCATTCATTTTCATACCGGCAATAGTCAGGCCCCGATGGCCTCTATCGATTTGTTTGGTGTCTACCAGACTTCATCCTTGGTCAACAAAGAGCACATCAACGATCTTTCCAGCCAGGAGGCAGTGGAGATATTGACAAACCTCAGGCCGGTAAAGTTTGTTTTTAGGGGTGAGCGAGAGCAGAGATGCCATGTTGGGTTCATCGCTGAGGAGGTGCCCGCGATTGCCGCCAGCGCCGACCGAACAATGATCAGCCTGATGGACATCATTGGTGTGCTGACCAGCGTGGTGAAGGAACAGCAAACGACGATATTGGCGGTGGCTGAACGAGTGGGTGTTTTGGAGGCTGCTTACAAAGATCTCGCTGAATCAGCCAAATCTCGGCAGGCCGGGACATCCCCAAGAACGGTATCGGTGCGCAAAGCTTCAGCGAAAGCGATGACAGTGCAACCCGCTCGCCGTAAGCCCAGGCGCAGCGCTACCAGTCCCACAGGCCTTCCGACGCGACGGCGCAAGCCAAGCCCTGGGAAAATTGGACAGGATTGA
- a CDS encoding virulence factor, with amino-acid sequence MILIGYSFGADVLPFVVNRLPDELRAKVELIVFLGSSTTAQFEFHLANWRGSTEQRTRFMVQPEIEKLRNMRMLCVCGEQEKDSLCQKPAPGLAKTMIRKGSHHLDGNYAPVAEENLKEVQ; translated from the coding sequence TCATCGGTTATTCTTTCGGCGCGGACGTGCTTCCTTTTGTCGTCAACCGGCTGCCGGACGAGTTGCGCGCCAAAGTGGAACTCATCGTCTTTCTCGGATCGAGCACAACTGCCCAGTTCGAGTTTCATCTCGCGAACTGGCGGGGGAGCACCGAGCAACGCACGCGCTTTATGGTGCAGCCGGAGATTGAAAAGTTGCGGAATATGAGAATGCTGTGTGTTTGCGGAGAGCAGGAAAAAGACAGCCTTTGTCAGAAGCCTGCGCCGGGACTGGCGAAAACCATGATACGAAAAGGCAGTCATCACTTGGACGGCAACTATGCGCCGGTAGCGGAGGAAAACTTAAAAGAGGTACAATAA